The following nucleotide sequence is from Aspergillus luchuensis IFO 4308 DNA, chromosome 1, nearly complete sequence.
TACACTAAACTAAACAGTTTAAACCACAGGCACCAGGcaccccctccaccttcagTTTGCCCCAGTCATCTGCGGGCCTCATGCTCTCTCTGTCTTTTGCACACTGTCTCGCGCCTTTGCCTACTTTGGCCCCCCCACTGCCGCCCACTCACTTTCTCTGCAAGTAATCCTCGTTGCCGCATAAATACCTTTCCTTCCAGCTGTTCTGTtgactcttcttcttcagtgaCTCAACTGACCTCTtgtccttccccccttttcatccttcaagccactctttctttttataatctgTCTTCCTAGCTCCACCGGTTCGTCAGGACTAACAGAGATCCTTTCGCGCATGGTCGCAACAGACTCGATCTAGCCTTCCTGTTCAGGAATTCTTGCTGCGTGGATGTAAGTAAAAGGCGTTACCCCACGCTCCGATTGTCCTCTGTCTGGTTGCCTGGCTGACTCGCATCTCCATTTCATCGTTATCAGTTACGGTCGACGTCCAGTTGTGGGCAGTTCGAGCCATGTCGGACCTTGCCACGCGCGTGAAGCAGTACGGGTTGACTCAGGTCTACTGTAGCCCCGAAAAGCCTCTGGTTGACATCGTGTTTGTTCATGGACTGAACGGCCACCCCTACAACACCTGGGCCTCCAGTAATGGCACCTTTTGGCCTGCCGATCTTTTGCCCGAGATCCTTGGTCCAAACCGAGTAAGAATCCTGACTTATGGTTATAACGCGAATGTAACTGCCTTCACCGACGGCGCGTCGAAGGACAGAATCCACAATCATGCCGAAACTCTGGCGTCGGGTTTGGCGGCCAACCGAAATGTAAGTGATCCCTCAAGATCTGCGTCCATGATTTGTCCTTGGAGAAGGGTGACTAACTTTCCTAGCTTCGAAGCTGTTCGGACAGACCGATCATCTTCGTCTGTCACTCGCTGGGTGGTCTCGTCGTCAAGCGCACATTGATATACTGCCGAAACGTGTCAAATGAAAAGATCGAGCACCTGCGATCCATCTATGTGTCCACCTACGGGATCCTGTTCCTAGGAACGCCGCATAACGGCTCGGACGTCGCCAAATGGGGCCTGCTACTGCAGAACATCTGTAGTGCTGTCATGCCGAAGAAGTTCATGGAGTCGTCTCCTCAGCTAGTCAAGGCTCTGAAGACCAACAACGAGACGCTCCAAAACATCAACAGCCTCTTCGCCGACATAACCAGCAGGTTCCACATTTACTTCTTTCACGAGACACTGTCGAGTGATGTCAAAGGGACTCGCGAGTTGATTGTGGACGAAAGTTCCGCCGCGCCCTATGCCGAAGGTGTCGAACGTATGGGCATCGAAGCCGACCACAGACACATGTGCAAGTTCGATGACGATAACTCTCCTGGCTTTGAAGCGGTTGCCGAGGCGCTGTTGCGGTACTCGCGCGATGCCCCGAACACTATCGCAGACCgctgggttgaggaggacAAAACTCGTCGTGTTCAGAAGCAAACGAAGATCAGGGAGATATTTAGCCATGGCATGTAGAGCCCCTTTTTCCTCTTATGGCAAGCACTAACGGATGTAGAGCGTATCGAGCCGGAGCAGTTGGGGAGGAGCGTTCCGGATCTTCGCACAATTGGTAGGACACCTCTGCTTTCTGATCATTCATCTTCTGTCACACTGCGCGAGTATGAGATTGAGGAGCCCCCGGAGTCGTCAGTCCATCATAGCAAGCATATTTGACCGGTACTTCTCCGGTATAATTAGTGATCAATAGTGGAGGAACTGCCAGAAAAGCACAAAACCAGGCACAACACGTCATGTCCCCTTTTCAATAACCTTTGTGTTTCCGTTTTTTTATCCTTGTCACTCTCTGCTTGATTTTATCGCAGATTCTCTGAGACGGAAGATGATTCATGAATGCTGCCTCTTATGTTGTTATATCGGCTTCCTGTACTTTAGTGTTGCTTTCCTATCAACAAATTGTCAAGTCTGATAAGGCTGACTCTTTCCTGCTTAGGTAGTTCTGAACCTGCCCTCCCGGccgagagaagaagatcccttGTGTCTGATCTCGGTGATAGTATCAACTTGTCCCTATCACAGACCCTCCCAAAGGACCCTTTGTTCGTGGTGCCTCCCGGCTTTCACCCAAACGCAAGCTTTGTGGGTATGAAGGCACATCTTGATCAATTGCACACCAGGCTGTACAAAGCCAAAAAGAGAGCAGAGCGGCTCGTGGCTGTACTCATCTGCGGAGGCCCCGGGACAGGCAAGTCGCATCTTGCACGCCAGTATGTCTGGACTCATAGAGCCTTCTATCCTGGCGGAGTCTTCTGGGTCGACGCAAAGTCCCGCCAGTCAACCTACAAATGCTTCTGGGACATCGCACAGGCTGCCGCACTCAACGAAGGAGAGGTATTCGAATATCCAGACACCAATACCTCTCAGAAATATGTCGACTCGGTGCGAAACTGGCTGCAAACTCGGGAGGAATGGCTTCTGGTGTTCGATGGTGTAAGCTTCGGTCAAGACAGCGATCTCAACAACTTCAAACAGTTTTTGCCGTTTAATAAGATGTGCAGCATCATTTACACGTCTGTCGATAAGACACTGAGGAAAAAGCAGCGCCTGTATGAGCCGTTTTGCCTCTCAGTCAAGCCTCTAGAGGTCACGGAAGCCTGCAAACTACTCTTCGAAGACCTTGGCATCAGGAAGCCCACCAAGGGGCAAATCAAGAAAGCCACCGAGCTTGTTGAGCATTACGAATGCCTTCCTCTGGCAATACATGCCATCAGTCATCGGCTCGCAGCAACATCGAAGCCAATAGAGAGATATCACATCAACTCTCACTTAACCGACGAGAAGCTAGCAGAGCCTTTCCTAAGCATCATGCATGACCTTTATCGTACGGAGCACTTTGAAGCACTGAACCTGATAAACCTTGTTTCGTTCTTCAGCCATCATGTCCCCGTCGGCCTTATCACACTCGGAATCTCCGCACTCAGCAGATGGAACGTTAATATCCTGACAAGCAGTAGAACCGGTGAGAAAGGTGATATCGACACGACTCTTGGGGTTCTTATTAGATACGGACTGATTGAGAGGGTGTCGGACGCGTATGCACTGCACGCGAAAGCTCTCTCGCCACAGCTTGAAAAAGATAATGTTCTAGACATGAAGTCCGTGGCCCCTGACTTATCAGAGTCGCAGACTGAAAGTAGCCAAGATGCATTCTTTTCGGTTTATCAGAATTCAGGCGCGGGGACGATCGATATGATCAAGACACACAGTGTTGTCCAAGGTTTCTGCAGAGATGAGCTCAGGATCATGGACCGGGAAGAGAAGCGATGCAATACACAGGCGGGAACGTCTGACGCTGGGTTCTATGACTCGTGGATCGTTGTCGCTGCTCATGTTCTTTGCACATCGTACGAAAGTGCAAAGGCCCGAATGGACCGTATTGATGACTGTGGACTCGTCAAAGACTACCGGGAATATGAGACTCATGCTTTCAGGTTGATCGAAAACTGGCCCAAAAGGACCCAGAACGAGCCGGCAGTACTGTGCGAAGCTCGCAAGAATCTGAAGCAGGTCATCAGGAGTATTGCCACCGAAATTGAGAGGATCTCGCCCAGTTCCTCGCAAGAATCGGTCCGCAAACAGAGATCAGTCTTTGATCGATCAAGCAGCTCTTCGTCGTCAGTGCCTGAATCAGCAGCCGAGGAGGGACGATGGGACTGGAGTGACATGACGCCTCCGAAAGTCGAGTCGCCGCAAGAAATCCCAGGATCTCAG
It contains:
- a CDS encoding LipA and NB-ARC domain protein (COG:S;~EggNog:ENOG410QDUK;~InterPro:IPR027417,IPR002182,IPR029058;~PFAM:PF00931;~go_function: GO:0043531 - ADP binding [Evidence IEA]) translates to MSDLATRVKQYGLTQVYCSPEKPLVDIVFVHGLNGHPYNTWASSNGTFWPADLLPEILGPNRVRILTYGYNANVTAFTDGASKDRIHNHAETLASGLAANRNLRSCSDRPIIFVCHSLGGLVVKRTLIYCRNVSNEKIEHLRSIYVSTYGILFLGTPHNGSDVAKWGLLLQNICSAVMPKKFMESSPQLVKALKTNNETLQNINSLFADITSRFHIYFFHETLSSDVKGTRELIVDESSAAPYAEGVERMGIEADHRHMCKFDDDNSPGFEAVAEALLRYSRDAPNTIADRWVEEDKTRRVQKQTKIREIFSHERIEPEQLGRSVPDLRTIGSSEPALPAERRRSLVSDLGDSINLSLSQTLPKDPLFVVPPGFHPNASFVGMKAHLDQLHTRLYKAKKRAERLVAVLICGGPGTGKSHLARQYVWTHRAFYPGGVFWVDAKSRQSTYKCFWDIAQAAALNEGEVFEYPDTNTSQKYVDSVRNWLQTREEWLLVFDGVSFGQDSDLNNFKQFLPFNKMCSIIYTSVDKTLRKKQRLYEPFCLSVKPLEVTEACKLLFEDLGIRKPTKGQIKKATELVEHYECLPLAIHAISHRLAATSKPIERYHINSHLTDEKLAEPFLSIMHDLYRTEHFEALNLINLVSFFSHHVPVGLITLGISALSRWNVNILTSSRTGEKGDIDTTLGVLIRYGLIERVSDAYALHAKALSPQLEKDNVLDMKSVAPDLSESQTESSQDAFFSVYQNSGAGTIDMIKTHSVVQGFCRDELRIMDREEKRCNTQAGTSDAGFYDSWIVVAAHVLCTSYESAKARMDRIDDCGLVKDYREYETHAFRLIENWPKRTQNEPAVLCEARKNLKQVIRSIATEIERISPSSSQESVRKQRSVFDRSSSSSSSVPESAAEEGRWDWSDMTPPKVESPQEIPGSQQRFNLKPFLPHIFRESSLDRDNGYESDRESTNAPVRTSPALSQLSHQAETPKSSLTSSSSPPIDDHGWHMVVKKHSKTKIRKDERSVQRPRFPRNIKGSQPAAPVLKIFPVEGRSASSSTLGKSRRSSFASASEALTAVQHSSPPHSHEDITAITKRGTGRSSLNKENAPTYATVAARHTQDGELNSKKRSSSTPGGNSRPALLSLQNKSSGESLQSRSSNAHPSPLSAEFKPDRMTQSTYSEPDQGYLQHRLNAMDLGIAQESQYRTRHLSTVRPIAPPAGDMSASTPSILTYIPPPPPLPFEGNIEVTVPRRVGVAQPSSMGPSPSPARPVAHPSAFMPGISPPSSLATEPLVGYSSEPAPEPMTRNQSAQSHQSWSTEPVRYPPRFSPLPATTPAQSVIASGVSHVVSPPHTVSGAGSWVADIPQQGQPPPAVSSRQPEVAYAAQAQIRPINTLDGHVAAMDPLWSTEPASTLHFGAHRVDVRDARQRLGGRVHYPAHLPSAIPGYPMYHPNSSGPLIPHEMAIPVSDSHGLRARSGSSPPHPDFDGFSMSQ